In Propionimicrobium sp. PCR01-08-3, one DNA window encodes the following:
- a CDS encoding NADPH-dependent FMN reductase → MKLAAIVGTNAELSFNRLLLLWMQKHFAGLATIEVLEIGGLPAFNEDLETGEQPEVLAFAQQIEDADGVIISCPEYDHSIPAVLKSALEWMSYQLESLKGKPVLIVGGSYGPLGSARAQLHLRQILASPEIQANVLPGKEVLLGNVQQIIDSDGELTDASAVEVMNDCFSDFLRYVQGVQRAQSERE, encoded by the coding sequence ATGAAACTGGCAGCCATCGTCGGGACCAATGCCGAACTCTCTTTTAACCGGCTTCTGCTGCTCTGGATGCAGAAGCATTTTGCCGGGCTCGCCACCATCGAGGTGCTGGAGATCGGTGGGCTGCCGGCCTTCAACGAGGACTTGGAGACCGGCGAGCAACCCGAGGTGCTGGCCTTCGCGCAGCAGATCGAGGATGCCGACGGTGTGATCATCAGTTGCCCCGAATACGATCACTCGATTCCGGCAGTCCTGAAGAGCGCGTTGGAGTGGATGTCGTATCAGCTGGAGTCGCTGAAGGGCAAGCCGGTGCTGATCGTGGGCGGTTCTTACGGCCCTCTGGGTTCGGCCCGTGCCCAGCTTCATCTACGGCAGATCCTCGCCTCGCCCGAGATCCAGGCGAACGTGCTGCCCGGCAAGGAGGTACTGCTCGGCAACGTGCAGCAGATCATCGACTCCGATGGTGAGCTGACCGACGCGTCGGCCGTCGAGGTGATGAACGACTGTTTCTCGGACTTCCTGCGCTACGTGCAGGGCGTCCAGCGGGCGCAATCCGAGAGGGAATAG
- a CDS encoding NAD(P)H-dependent oxidoreductase produces the protein MNRVKLVAITGTNASHSFNRLLLNFMKRHFAEAADIEVCNIADVPMFNEDVPEQDPEPVTRLSRQIVAADGVIIGCPEHNHSVPSALKSVLEWLSYRQHPLNGKPVMIVGASYHPQGSSRAQIHLRQILDSPGVSARVLPGNEFLLGGVKDAFDDQGELVDPGTITFLEQCFADFIDFVRLEQGREQSSVLESAGRTKGLQPTGYSSQPEPASTIKGDQEMVQSHAVHWDATYDVVVLGFGGAGATAARFAADDGATVLLVDSAPEGHEGGNTRVSGQLVCYGDDEEKLRAYYRAQLGPMDLDEAIVDTYVEGMAGMKSYFRQYLDVEPVSSKQLLGADFGMFPEYPEFEGGDCIDLLLVHEGFFDGALWKILHQKVADRADAIDVWYRSPARHLIKADDGRTIAGVQIEREHVLRNIRALNGVVLATGGFENNRRMIQDYLGAPRLAPAGSLFNKGAGVDLAIEAGADLWHMANYESLGLQHGLTFAVPDGERGPLLVFGYDDLATGSLLTVGDDGSRYFREDETNRHGHIFDHGIWRVPPAQAHPHLIFDQEKHDEIVHGEHPEVLDRAVQADTAEQLAELIGADPQTLAKTIERFNSFVQQGTDYEFGRDPETMRAFDQGPYYAIAMLQGMLNTQGGPRRNSRAEILDPDGCPIGHLYGAGELGGVCAGVYQGGQNIAECLIFGKIAGQNAAVPKQQSGVQASRQDDVAPAMVATNTGQTLGSFKSDLAQSQADIPLGPGQFIGRSKAGMGAEITVRVTVDDDRKLRDIEIISQSETGDVAGEALQKLPAQMVARDSADVDVISGATVSSNALKAAVADALRQVPGR, from the coding sequence GTGAACCGCGTGAAGCTCGTGGCGATTACCGGAACCAATGCAAGTCATTCTTTTAACCGTCTGCTGCTGAATTTCATGAAGCGACACTTTGCCGAGGCCGCCGACATTGAGGTCTGCAACATCGCGGATGTTCCGATGTTCAACGAGGATGTTCCTGAGCAGGATCCGGAGCCGGTCACCCGGTTGAGCCGTCAGATCGTGGCTGCCGACGGGGTGATCATCGGTTGCCCGGAGCACAATCATTCGGTGCCGTCGGCGCTCAAGAGCGTGCTCGAATGGCTGTCGTACCGGCAGCATCCGCTCAACGGCAAACCGGTGATGATCGTCGGCGCTTCCTACCATCCGCAGGGGTCGTCGCGGGCGCAGATCCATCTGCGTCAGATTCTGGATTCTCCGGGCGTCAGCGCCCGGGTGCTGCCCGGCAACGAATTTCTGCTGGGTGGGGTCAAGGACGCTTTTGACGATCAGGGTGAGTTGGTGGACCCGGGCACGATCACTTTCCTGGAGCAGTGCTTCGCCGATTTCATCGATTTCGTCCGCCTCGAGCAGGGCCGAGAGCAATCGAGCGTGCTGGAGTCCGCGGGACGAACGAAGGGGTTGCAGCCGACCGGATACAGCAGTCAGCCCGAACCCGCATCAACGATCAAAGGAGATCAAGAGATGGTGCAATCACATGCCGTTCATTGGGACGCGACCTATGACGTCGTCGTGCTGGGCTTCGGCGGGGCGGGAGCTACCGCCGCCAGGTTCGCAGCGGACGACGGCGCCACGGTGCTGCTCGTGGACTCGGCTCCCGAAGGCCACGAGGGCGGCAACACCCGAGTGTCGGGGCAGTTGGTCTGCTACGGCGACGATGAAGAAAAACTGCGTGCCTACTACCGTGCCCAGTTGGGCCCGATGGATCTCGATGAGGCGATCGTCGACACCTATGTCGAGGGCATGGCCGGCATGAAGAGCTACTTCAGGCAGTACCTGGATGTCGAACCCGTCAGCTCGAAGCAACTGCTGGGCGCAGATTTCGGGATGTTCCCGGAGTATCCGGAATTCGAGGGCGGAGACTGCATCGACCTGCTGCTCGTCCACGAAGGATTCTTCGACGGCGCACTGTGGAAGATCTTGCACCAGAAAGTGGCCGACCGGGCCGACGCGATCGATGTCTGGTACAGGTCTCCGGCCCGCCATCTGATCAAGGCGGACGATGGACGCACGATCGCCGGCGTCCAGATCGAACGCGAACACGTGCTGCGCAACATTCGGGCGCTGAACGGTGTGGTGCTGGCCACCGGCGGATTCGAGAACAACCGGCGGATGATCCAGGACTACCTCGGGGCGCCACGGCTGGCACCGGCCGGATCCCTGTTCAACAAGGGCGCAGGGGTTGACCTGGCGATCGAAGCGGGCGCAGACCTGTGGCACATGGCCAACTACGAGTCGCTCGGCCTGCAGCACGGACTGACCTTCGCGGTGCCCGACGGTGAGCGCGGCCCGCTGCTCGTCTTCGGCTACGACGACCTCGCGACCGGCAGCCTGCTGACGGTTGGGGACGATGGCTCCCGCTACTTCCGCGAAGACGAGACGAACCGCCACGGCCACATCTTCGATCACGGGATCTGGCGGGTGCCACCCGCGCAGGCGCACCCGCACCTGATCTTCGACCAGGAGAAACACGACGAGATCGTGCACGGCGAGCATCCGGAGGTGCTGGACCGGGCCGTGCAGGCCGACACCGCAGAACAACTGGCGGAACTCATCGGGGCCGATCCGCAGACCCTCGCGAAGACCATCGAACGGTTCAACTCCTTCGTCCAGCAGGGTACAGATTACGAGTTCGGACGCGACCCCGAGACCATGCGCGCCTTCGATCAGGGGCCCTACTACGCCATAGCGATGTTGCAGGGCATGCTCAACACCCAGGGTGGCCCTCGGCGCAACTCGCGCGCCGAGATCCTCGACCCCGATGGGTGCCCGATCGGGCACCTGTATGGCGCCGGCGAGCTCGGCGGGGTGTGCGCGGGCGTCTACCAGGGCGGCCAGAACATCGCCGAGTGCCTGATCTTCGGCAAGATCGCCGGGCAGAACGCCGCCGTGCCGAAGCAGCAATCCGGCGTGCAGGCTTCGCGCCAGGACGATGTGGCGCCCGCCATGGTGGCGACCAACACCGGGCAGACGCTCGGCAGCTTCAAGAGTGACCTGGCGCAGAGCCAAGCAGACATTCCGCTTGGGCCCGGCCAATTCATCGGACGAAGCAAGGCCGGCATGGGCGCCGAGATCACCGTCCGCGTCACGGTGGACGACGACCGGAAGCTCCGGGACATCGAGATCATCAGCCAGTCCGAGACCGGGGACGTCGCCGGCGAGGCACTGCAGAAGCTGCCCGCGCAGATGGTGGCCCGCGACAGTGCCGACGTCGATGTGATCTCGGGTGCGACGGTGTCGAGCAACGCTCTCAAGGCAGCCGTCGCCGACGCGCTGCGCCAGGTGCCCGGACGCTGA
- a CDS encoding TetR family transcriptional regulator, giving the protein MRSINDRGDLTTKARIRNAAIELFAEKGFERASLRAIAERAEVSAGLVVHHFGDKNGLKKACDEYVVAEFTDDRHSVGTAPTLESIQAMLGDLDSYDPALDYLARMLTDDSPSSDDLFDRMLQGTLEMLEAQQAAGVIHPVSDLQGMALLLTAMGLAPVVMHRQVARVLGTGTLTGQGLARLTMPTMELFSRGLYRDQGILDATREALDNQPKE; this is encoded by the coding sequence ATGCGTTCAATCAACGATCGTGGTGACCTCACCACCAAGGCACGGATCCGGAATGCCGCCATCGAGTTGTTTGCCGAGAAGGGCTTCGAGCGCGCCAGCCTGCGCGCCATCGCAGAGCGTGCCGAGGTGAGCGCAGGCCTGGTCGTCCACCACTTTGGAGACAAGAACGGGCTGAAGAAGGCGTGCGATGAATATGTCGTCGCCGAGTTCACTGACGACCGGCATTCGGTGGGCACGGCTCCGACTCTCGAGTCGATTCAGGCGATGCTCGGCGATCTGGATTCCTATGATCCGGCGCTGGACTACCTGGCGCGCATGCTGACAGACGACTCACCAAGCTCGGATGATCTCTTCGATCGGATGCTGCAGGGCACCTTGGAGATGCTTGAAGCCCAGCAGGCGGCCGGCGTGATCCATCCGGTCTCAGATCTTCAGGGCATGGCACTGTTGCTCACCGCGATGGGGCTCGCCCCGGTGGTGATGCATCGGCAGGTTGCCCGCGTGCTCGGCACCGGCACCCTGACCGGCCAGGGACTGGCCCGGCTCACCATGCCGACCATGGAGCTGTTCTCCCGGGGCCTTTACCGCGATCAGGGAATCTTGGACGCCACCCGAGAGGCTCTCGACAATCAACCGAAGGAGTAA
- a CDS encoding ABC transporter ATP-binding protein, producing the protein MMSPPIECIALSKKFGHLTAVRDLNLSLEEGTVLGFVGPNGAGKSTTIRMLLGLARPSAGSVRIFGSEPQRDVKVRGRVGYSPGELRLDDRLSVKTTLASWARLRGTVDAGFRDELIERLDVQPDRQVRGLSTGNRRKVALVGALMSKPDLLILDEPTNGLDPIVQSEFMTILSEAALRGTSILLSSHILSEVERIADLVLVIRAGAIVASGPTKQLRGDLPQIFRANFRTDAPAATQFEQLTGTIKVEKPHSRELLIHWSGPPGPLLSRLADYELDSLTAPEPDLEQAFLSYYRSDQPTDAKRGES; encoded by the coding sequence ATGATGTCACCACCGATCGAATGCATAGCCCTTAGCAAGAAGTTCGGCCATCTAACGGCGGTCCGTGACCTCAACCTGTCACTGGAGGAGGGAACCGTACTGGGTTTCGTCGGTCCGAACGGCGCCGGAAAATCCACCACCATCCGGATGCTGCTCGGTTTGGCCCGTCCGAGTGCCGGAAGTGTGCGAATCTTCGGCTCCGAGCCGCAGCGCGACGTCAAGGTGCGAGGACGAGTCGGCTACTCCCCCGGTGAGTTGCGATTGGACGACCGGCTCAGCGTCAAGACGACGCTGGCGAGTTGGGCCAGATTGCGGGGCACGGTGGACGCCGGATTTCGCGACGAGTTGATCGAACGGCTGGACGTTCAGCCGGACCGGCAGGTGCGCGGGCTCTCCACCGGAAACCGGCGAAAGGTCGCGTTGGTCGGCGCACTGATGTCCAAACCCGACCTGCTGATTCTGGATGAGCCAACAAATGGGCTCGACCCGATCGTCCAGTCAGAATTCATGACCATTCTCTCCGAAGCCGCGCTGCGGGGCACCAGCATATTGCTGTCGTCCCATATTCTCAGCGAGGTCGAACGCATTGCCGATCTGGTGCTCGTGATTCGGGCCGGAGCAATCGTCGCGTCGGGGCCCACCAAACAATTGCGCGGAGATCTGCCACAGATCTTCCGGGCCAACTTCCGAACCGATGCCCCGGCGGCAACGCAATTCGAGCAACTGACCGGCACCATAAAGGTCGAAAAGCCGCACTCCCGAGAATTGCTGATCCACTGGTCGGGGCCTCCCGGCCCACTATTGTCGCGGCTGGCCGATTATGAACTCGATTCGCTCACCGCGCCCGAGCCGGATTTGGAGCAGGCATTCCTTTCCTACTACCGCTCCGATCAGCCAACGGACGCGAAACGAGGTGAATCATGA
- a CDS encoding ABC transporter permease subunit has translation MKLELFTRAMATQRRAAVIWCICLIALTASVVALWPSMSGSGSLESIFAGLPPEVISSLGLNDFGSPAGFLNGNLYAVFMPLLFAVLGTVQMNALTAADEDAGRLELLLALPVSRMQVYISRFVAVFLVLAGIAAVTGATIWITAPWFDMEIEPAGIAAVTLSVFLLGMLQASLVLALAGIGMRASAVNAVAFAVIAAGYVLHALLPLADLEFDWARLSPWHWALGGDPLNSGFDGEGAALLVACSAVLLVAGLLAIGRRTIRSS, from the coding sequence ATGAAACTCGAATTGTTCACCCGGGCCATGGCCACGCAAAGACGCGCCGCCGTGATCTGGTGCATCTGCCTGATAGCACTCACGGCGTCAGTGGTGGCGCTTTGGCCTTCAATGAGTGGCTCCGGATCACTGGAGTCGATATTTGCGGGGTTACCGCCCGAAGTCATCTCCTCGCTCGGACTGAACGACTTTGGTTCCCCGGCAGGATTCCTCAACGGAAACCTCTATGCGGTTTTCATGCCGCTATTGTTCGCAGTGCTGGGCACGGTGCAGATGAATGCGCTCACCGCAGCCGATGAGGACGCGGGCAGGCTCGAACTATTGCTGGCACTTCCGGTATCCAGGATGCAGGTCTATATCAGCCGCTTCGTCGCGGTATTTCTGGTGCTTGCCGGTATTGCCGCGGTCACCGGTGCGACGATCTGGATAACTGCCCCATGGTTCGATATGGAGATCGAACCGGCAGGCATCGCAGCGGTCACCTTGAGCGTCTTTCTTCTGGGCATGCTGCAGGCATCATTGGTGCTGGCGCTGGCCGGCATCGGAATGCGCGCCTCTGCCGTCAATGCCGTCGCGTTCGCGGTCATCGCAGCCGGATACGTGCTGCACGCCCTACTGCCGTTGGCAGATCTCGAATTCGATTGGGCACGGCTCTCCCCCTGGCATTGGGCGCTTGGTGGCGACCCGCTGAACTCCGGTTTCGATGGCGAGGGAGCTGCGCTCCTGGTCGCATGCAGTGCCGTGCTGCTGGTGGCCGGTCTGCTGGCCATTGGGCGGCGGACGATCCGCTCGAGCTAG
- a CDS encoding ATP-dependent Clp protease ATP-binding subunit produces MFERFTDRARRVVVLAQDEAKMLNHNYIGTEHILLGLIHEGEGVAAKALEQMGISLEAVREQVEEIIGHGQTQPTGHIPFTPRAKKVLELSLREALQMNHSYIGTEHILLGLIREGEGVAAQVLIKLGADLNRVRNTVLQLLSGYQGSSSEGQPITSGAPEMGESPRGNQTVLDQFGRNLTQAARENRLDPVIGRQTEVDRVMTVLSRRTKNNPVLIGEPGVGKTAIVEGLAQRIVRGDVPETLRDKQIYTLDLGALVAGSRYRGDFEERLKKVLKEIKSRGDVMLFIDEIHTLVGAGAAEGAIDAASILKPMLARGELQTIGATTLEEYRKYIEKDAALERRFQPIQVAEPSIALTIDILKGLRDRYEAHHRVTITDEALTAAANMADRYVQDRFLPDKAIDLIDEAGARMRIKRMTAPPDLREFDEKIASVRIEKEAAIDGQDFERAAGLRDDEKNLLAQRSEREKAWKDGDSDSPAVIGEEEIAEVLASSTGVPVARLTEEESSRLLRMEDEIGKRYVGQEEAVKALSRSIRRTRAGLKDPKRPSGSFIFAGPSGVGKTELTKALTEFLFGDEDALITLDMSEYSEKHTASRMFGSPPGYVGYEEGGQLTEKVRRKPFSVILFDEIEKAHPDIFNSLLQILDEGRLTDAQGRVVDFKNTVIVMTTNLGSRDISKGVSLGFSRADDATTSYEAMKAKVNEELKQHFRPEFLNRVDETIVFHQLSLTDIQHIVDLMVAQVEERLADRDMGIELTPAARELIAKRGYDPVLGARPLRRALQRDIEDPIAEQILFGGLSAGSIVVVDAVPGADEHTTDAFTFVGTPKEALPDHPFAELSGDAEAS; encoded by the coding sequence ATGTTCGAGCGTTTCACTGATCGCGCGCGCCGAGTTGTGGTCCTGGCCCAAGATGAGGCCAAGATGCTCAACCACAACTACATCGGCACAGAGCACATCCTGCTCGGCCTGATCCACGAAGGTGAGGGTGTGGCCGCCAAGGCCCTCGAGCAGATGGGTATCTCGCTGGAGGCCGTCCGCGAACAGGTAGAAGAAATCATCGGTCATGGCCAGACGCAGCCGACCGGTCACATTCCGTTCACCCCACGTGCCAAGAAGGTGCTGGAGCTCTCGCTTCGCGAGGCGCTGCAGATGAACCATTCCTACATCGGCACCGAGCACATCTTGCTCGGTCTGATCCGTGAGGGCGAGGGCGTAGCGGCGCAGGTGCTGATCAAGCTCGGCGCCGATCTGAACCGCGTCCGCAACACCGTGCTGCAGTTGCTCAGCGGCTACCAGGGGTCCTCGTCCGAGGGCCAGCCGATCACCTCGGGTGCCCCCGAGATGGGCGAATCCCCGCGCGGCAATCAGACCGTCCTCGACCAGTTCGGTCGCAATCTGACCCAGGCGGCCCGCGAGAACCGGCTCGACCCGGTGATCGGACGCCAGACCGAGGTCGATCGCGTGATGACCGTGCTGAGCCGCCGCACCAAGAACAATCCGGTGCTGATCGGCGAGCCGGGCGTCGGCAAGACCGCCATCGTCGAAGGCCTCGCCCAGCGGATCGTCCGCGGGGATGTTCCCGAAACCCTGCGCGACAAGCAGATCTACACCCTGGATCTGGGTGCCTTGGTCGCCGGTTCGCGTTATCGCGGTGACTTTGAGGAGCGCCTGAAGAAGGTGCTGAAAGAGATTAAAAGCCGCGGCGACGTGATGCTGTTCATCGACGAGATCCACACCCTGGTGGGTGCGGGTGCCGCCGAGGGCGCGATCGACGCCGCGTCCATCTTGAAGCCCATGCTGGCCCGCGGTGAGCTGCAGACGATCGGCGCCACCACTCTCGAGGAATACCGCAAGTACATCGAGAAGGACGCCGCCCTCGAGCGCCGCTTCCAGCCGATCCAGGTCGCCGAGCCGTCGATCGCCCTGACGATCGATATCCTCAAGGGCCTGCGTGATCGTTACGAGGCGCACCACCGGGTGACCATCACCGATGAGGCGTTGACCGCCGCCGCCAACATGGCCGACCGCTACGTGCAGGATCGTTTCCTTCCCGACAAGGCGATCGACCTGATCGACGAGGCCGGCGCCAGGATGCGCATCAAGCGGATGACCGCACCGCCGGATCTGCGCGAGTTCGACGAGAAGATCGCCAGCGTCCGCATCGAGAAGGAGGCCGCGATCGACGGCCAGGATTTCGAGCGTGCCGCAGGCCTGCGGGACGACGAGAAGAATCTGCTCGCCCAGCGCAGCGAACGCGAGAAGGCCTGGAAGGACGGCGACTCGGATTCGCCCGCCGTTATTGGCGAGGAGGAGATCGCCGAGGTGCTGGCCAGCTCGACCGGTGTGCCGGTCGCCCGGCTCACCGAGGAAGAGTCCAGCCGGTTGCTGCGGATGGAGGACGAGATCGGCAAGCGTTACGTCGGTCAGGAAGAGGCCGTCAAGGCGCTGTCCCGTTCGATCCGGCGTACCCGCGCCGGCCTGAAGGATCCGAAGCGTCCCAGTGGCTCGTTCATCTTCGCCGGCCCGTCCGGCGTCGGCAAGACCGAGCTGACCAAGGCGCTCACCGAATTCCTGTTCGGTGACGAGGACGCCCTGATCACCCTCGACATGAGTGAGTACTCCGAGAAGCACACCGCGTCCCGGATGTTCGGTTCGCCTCCCGGCTACGTCGGATACGAAGAGGGCGGGCAGCTGACCGAGAAGGTTCGCCGCAAGCCGTTCAGCGTCATCCTGTTCGACGAGATCGAGAAGGCGCATCCCGACATCTTCAACTCGCTGTTGCAGATTCTGGACGAAGGACGCCTGACCGATGCTCAGGGCAGGGTTGTCGACTTCAAGAACACCGTCATCGTGATGACCACGAACCTCGGTAGCCGCGACATCTCGAAGGGTGTCTCGCTCGGGTTCTCGCGTGCCGACGATGCGACGACCAGCTACGAGGCGATGAAGGCGAAGGTGAACGAAGAGCTCAAGCAGCACTTCCGTCCCGAATTCCTGAACCGCGTCGACGAGACCATCGTGTTCCACCAGCTGAGCCTGACCGATATCCAGCACATCGTCGATCTGATGGTCGCTCAGGTCGAAGAGCGGCTGGCCGATCGCGACATGGGTATCGAGCTGACCCCGGCCGCCCGGGAACTGATCGCCAAGCGCGGTTACGATCCGGTGCTGGGTGCCCGTCCGCTGCGCCGTGCGCTGCAGCGCGACATCGAGGACCCGATCGCCGAGCAGATCCTCTTCGGCGGGCTGTCCGCCGGGTCGATCGTGGTGGTGGACGCGGTGCCGGGTGCCGACGAGCACACCACCGATGCCTTCACCTTCGTCGGAACTCCGAAGGAGGCTCTGCCGGATCACCCGTTCGCAGAGCTGAGCGGAGACGCCGAGGCAAGCTGA
- a CDS encoding Lsr2 family protein — MAQRVEIILIDDIDESPATEKVRFGLDGVNYEIDLSKKNADSLREALAPYVGAARRVRGQRARSAGSTAAAGSSPAEIRAWAADNGYEVSARGRVPAEVRAAYEAANN, encoded by the coding sequence ATGGCTCAAAGAGTCGAGATTATTCTGATCGACGATATCGACGAAAGCCCCGCTACCGAAAAGGTCCGCTTTGGCCTTGACGGAGTCAACTACGAGATCGATCTTTCGAAGAAAAATGCTGATTCCCTGCGCGAGGCATTGGCGCCTTATGTCGGCGCCGCACGCCGCGTCCGTGGCCAGCGCGCCCGTTCGGCGGGCAGCACCGCTGCGGCCGGCTCCTCGCCCGCCGAGATCCGGGCCTGGGCTGCTGACAACGGTTATGAGGTGAGCGCCCGGGGCCGCGTCCCCGCCGAGGTGCGCGCCGCCTATGAGGCAGCCAACAACTGA
- the folK gene encoding 2-amino-4-hydroxy-6-hydroxymethyldihydropteridine diphosphokinase produces the protein MTEIFAIDVDTLGDLRPLNQVVFSLGSNEGDSVENLQAAVDRLAETPDVIVADVSSIYCTAPVGNVDQPDFYNAVVIADSTLEPLTLLQRCLAIEEAYGRVRDPDNPHGPRTLDIDLIQVGRRVSDTEELTLPHPRAHERAFVLVPWLEIDHRAELPQGRVDDLVATMDTSGVNKLTGVSLIKP, from the coding sequence ATGACTGAGATCTTCGCTATTGATGTCGACACCCTGGGCGATCTCAGGCCACTCAATCAGGTGGTCTTCAGTCTCGGCTCGAATGAAGGTGATTCGGTCGAGAATCTTCAGGCAGCCGTGGACCGGCTGGCGGAAACTCCGGATGTGATCGTGGCCGACGTCTCGTCGATCTATTGCACGGCGCCGGTGGGTAATGTCGATCAACCCGACTTCTATAACGCAGTTGTGATTGCCGATTCAACTCTCGAGCCATTGACGCTGTTGCAGCGCTGCTTGGCAATAGAAGAGGCATATGGCCGGGTACGCGACCCGGATAATCCGCACGGACCCCGCACTTTGGATATCGATCTGATTCAGGTCGGACGACGCGTCAGTGATACCGAAGAATTGACGCTGCCGCATCCGCGAGCACACGAACGCGCTTTTGTGCTCGTCCCGTGGCTGGAAATCGACCATCGTGCAGAGCTTCCGCAAGGACGCGTCGATGATCTGGTAGCCACCATGGATACTTCGGGGGTAAACAAACTCACAGGCGTTTCGTTAATCAAACCGTGA
- the folB gene encoding dihydroneopterin aldolase produces the protein MDTQQRAVIALTGLAGRGYHGVLADERQTGQDFIVDLELVVDMPSADEITETVDYGELATTVVGIVEGEPVNLIETLADRIVSAVLKDQRVQSVTVTVHKPQAPITVRFDDVAVMISRSKHD, from the coding sequence ATGGACACTCAGCAGCGGGCGGTCATCGCCCTCACCGGTCTGGCCGGCCGGGGATATCACGGAGTTCTGGCCGACGAGCGTCAAACCGGTCAAGATTTCATTGTCGATCTTGAACTCGTGGTCGATATGCCATCCGCAGACGAGATCACCGAAACCGTCGATTATGGCGAATTGGCCACCACGGTGGTCGGTATTGTCGAGGGTGAACCGGTGAATCTCATCGAAACACTGGCGGACCGGATCGTATCCGCGGTGCTCAAAGATCAACGCGTCCAAAGCGTCACCGTTACCGTTCATAAGCCACAGGCGCCGATCACCGTCCGATTTGACGATGTGGCCGTGATGATTTCAAGGAGTAAACATGACTGA